In one window of Haemophilus parainfluenzae DNA:
- a CDS encoding sulfurtransferase TusA family protein, with amino-acid sequence MKYQLNLTALSCPIPLLTAKKALANLAPNDELVLQLNRQSAVENFVVFCEENQCELVDQHWLSEQIFEVCLKKIN; translated from the coding sequence ATGAAATATCAATTAAATTTGACCGCACTTTCCTGCCCGATTCCGCTTTTAACTGCAAAGAAGGCTTTAGCAAATTTAGCGCCAAATGATGAATTAGTTTTGCAATTAAATCGTCAAAGTGCGGTAGAAAATTTTGTTGTTTTTTGTGAAGAAAATCAATGTGAATTAGTGGATCAGCATTGGCTTTCCGAGCAAATCTTCGAAGTTTGCTTGAAAAAAATCAATTAA
- the yajC gene encoding preprotein translocase subunit YajC, which produces MEAQSPMSTLFIFVIFGLIFYFMIYRPQAKRNKEHKKLMSELAKGTEVLTAGGVIGKITKVTEGAEIVIALNDTTEITINRNYIVSVLPKGSVKSL; this is translated from the coding sequence ATGGAAGCACAAAGCCCAATGTCCACGCTATTTATTTTCGTGATCTTCGGTTTAATTTTTTATTTTATGATTTACCGCCCACAAGCAAAACGTAATAAAGAACACAAAAAATTAATGTCTGAATTGGCGAAAGGCACTGAAGTATTAACCGCTGGTGGCGTCATTGGTAAAATTACCAAAGTAACCGAAGGTGCTGAAATTGTTATCGCATTAAACGATACCACTGAAATCACGATTAACCGTAACTACATTGTTTCAGTATTACCGAAAGGTTCTGTAAAATCTCTCTAA